Below is a window of Pseudobacteroides sp. DNA.
GCCATAAATTCAGTTCACCAGATGGTGAATTGGCCGCTTCATTAAGATACTTAAGCCAGAGATTCAGCATGCCCTGTAACGAAGCAAAAGCAATACTTAATGACATAGGGACCGAAGAGCTCGCACACCTTGAAATGGTCGGCACAATCGTTCACCAGCTTACTAAAGGCGTACCTGCAAAAATTATGGAAAAAGAAGGATTGGGCGATTATTATGCTGACCACGACCACGCAATATATCCAATGAGTGCCGCAGGCAACCCCTTTACAGCAGCTTACATCCAATCAAAGGGTGATCCTATTGCTGACCTGGTAGAAGACCTGGCAGCAGAGCAAAAGGCCAGAGCTACCTATGAAAATCTTATAAATATGTGTGATGACCCTGATGTTATAGACCCCTTAAGGTTCTTAAGGGAAAGAGAAGTTGTTCATTTCCAGAGATTTGGAGAGGCACTGGATATTGTACAGAGAAGGCTGGCTGAAAAGAAATGTTTTGTTCAGAAGCCGGATTTTATGATGAAGAAGTAATAGTATAGCCTTGGGAGATTTAGTCAACCAAGG
It encodes the following:
- a CDS encoding manganese catalase family protein, encoding MAASLRYLSQRFSMPCNEAKAILNDIGTEELAHLEMVGTIVHQLTKGVPAKIMEKEGLGDYYADHDHAIYPMSAAGNPFTAAYIQSKGDPIADLVEDLAAEQKARATYENLINMCDDPDVIDPLRFLREREVVHFQRFGEALDIVQRRLAEKKCFVQKPDFMMKK